One stretch of Arachis duranensis cultivar V14167 chromosome 1, aradu.V14167.gnm2.J7QH, whole genome shotgun sequence DNA includes these proteins:
- the LOC107465620 gene encoding protein root UVB sensitive 6, whose amino-acid sequence MAPINLNVKQSANSTTATIAASSPDILVRETLRISANLASSSPLLDTPPALTLPASQQSTVRFICCEEIDGRRWNYVADADAGGGFKKNSFRALTLHSPQAPLDGLMSFVRSYVVPEGFPDSVTPSYVPYMTWRALKHFFGGAMGVFTTQTLLSSVGVSRNRATPGAVAINWILKDGAGRVGKMLFARQGKKFDYDLKQLRFAGDLLMELGAGVELATAAVPHLFLPLACAANVAKNVAAVTSTSTRTPIYKAFAKGENIGDVTAKGECVGNIADLLGTGLSIWIAKRNPSLVTTFSLLSCGYILSSYREVKSVVLHTLNCARFSVAVDSFIKTGRVPTLCEGNMNENIFSFPWKDRPVVLGSRVKDAFQDPSAYVAIEPLFDKEKYIVTYNPSKCKVYAVLKDQAKSDDILKAAFHAHVLLNFINSSNESKVSSQNQRENINSNVMQRVSDLASCIADSCKIVTNTYGLFKNKANEQGWTMSESLLNPGRARLCQLDDR is encoded by the exons ATGGCTCCCATAAACCTCAACGTCAAGCAGTCGGCAAACTCCACCACCGCTACCATTGCGGCATCCTCGCCGGACATACTGGTGCGGGAGACCCTCCGCATCAGCGCCAATTTGGCTTCCTCCTCCCCCCTCCTCGACACCCCGCCCGCCCTCACCCTTCCCGCCTCTCAACAATCCACCGTCAGATTCATCTGCTGCGAGGAGATCGATGGCCGCAGATGGAACTATGTCGCCGACGCTGACGCCGGAGGTGGATTCAAGAAGAATTCATTTCGCGCTCTCACTTTGCACTCTCCTCAAGCTCCTCTAGAt GGATTGATGTCATTCGTTAGATCGTATGTTGTTCCGGAAGGGTTCCCCGACAGTGTTACTCCTTCTTACGTTCCTTACATGACCTGGAGAGCTCTCAAG CACTTCTTTGGTGGAGCAATGGGAGTTTTCACAACTCAAACGCTTTTGAGTTCTGTTGGAGTTTCCAGAAATAGAGCTACTCCTGGGGCTGTAGCTATCAATTGGATTCTCAAG GATGGCGCTGGTCGTGTTGGAAAGATGCTTTTTGCTCGGCAAGGAAAGAAATTCGATTATGATCTGAAACAG CTGCGGTTTGCAGGTGATCTTTTAATGGAATTGGGTGCTGGAGTGGAACTGGCGACTGCTGCGGTGCCACATCTATTTCTTCCTTTGGCTTGTGCTGCTAATGTAGCAAAG AATGTTGCTGCTGTGACGTCGACATCAACTCGGACGCCAATTTACAAAGCCTTTGCTAAAGGAGAAAACATAGGAGATGTCACTGCTAAAGGGGAATGTGTCGGCAATATTGCAGACCTG TTGGGAACTGGTTTAAGCATATGGATTGCCAAAAGGAATCCATCACTTGTGAccactttttctctcctttcgTGTGGATACATCCTTAGCTCTTATAGAGAG GTAAAATCTGTGGTTTTGCACACACTTAACTGTGCAAGATTCAGTGTGGCAGTCGACTCTTTCATCAAAACAG GACGAGTTCCCACTTTGTGCGAGGGCAATATGAATGAGAACATATTCAGTTTCCCATGGAAAGATAGGCCTGTTGTCCTTG GATCAAGAGTCAAGGATGCATTCCAAGATCCTAGTGCATATGTTGCTATCGAGCCCCTGTTTGAT AAGGAAAAGTACATTGTGACATACAACCCCTCAAAATGTAAGGTTTATGCTGTACTCAAGGATCAGGCGAAGTCGGATGACATTCTAAAAGCAGCATTCCAC GCTCATGTGCTTTTGAATTTCATAAATTCATCTAATGAAAGTAAGGTCTCATCTCAGAATCAGAGGGAGAATATTAACTCAAACGTGATGCAGAGAGTTTCAGACCTTGCTTCTTGTATTGCTGATTCTTGCAAGATTGTGACAAATACTTATGGGCTTTTCAAGAATAAGGCTAATGAGCAG GGTTGGACGATGTCAGAATCTCTTTTAAATCCAGGTCGAGCTAGGCTGTGTCAACTTGATGATAGATGA